The proteins below are encoded in one region of Rana temporaria chromosome 2, aRanTem1.1, whole genome shotgun sequence:
- the LOC120928488 gene encoding olfactory receptor 1G1-like codes for METVNQTSGFFLMGFSDFRYNHAAFFSAILVIYALTWTSNLLLLSSIKLSPQLHTPMYFFLGNLSAVDITFSTVTVPKLLSCILHGGASISFLGCFLQMFFFLFLGTTESFLLSAMAFDRYLAICNPLRYTLLMSDKVMVTMTSICWLAASLHSLLHTYILSHLTYCENRLIPHFFCDVTPLIKLSCSSTSLAELLIYTEGSLAGNIPFLFILISYVLITRAILKMETKSSRSKAFSSCTSHLIVICLFYGTDIFIYFRPPSDYSSQYDRIVSMAYTIITPMLNPFIYSLRNRDVRNSLKKIINKNISDT; via the coding sequence ATGGAAACAGTAAATCAAACCTCCGGCTTTTTTCTGATGGGCTTCTCAGATTTTCGCTACAATCACGCTGCCTTCTTCTCCGCCATTCTGGTCATATACGCCCTCACATGGACTTCTAACTTACTTTTACTAAGTTCTATTAAACTTTCTCCGCAGTTGCACACGCCAATGTACTTTTTCTTAGGGAACCTGTCTGCGGTGGACATCACTTTCTCTACAGTGACCGTTCCCAAGCTTCTTTCCTGCATTCTTCATGGAGGAGCCTCCATCTCCTTCCTTGGCTGTTTCCTGCAGATGTTCTTCTTCCTGTTTTTGGGCACCACTGAGAGTTTTCTTCTGTCAGCCATGGCATTTGATCGGTATTTGGCTATTTGCAACCCCTTACGCTATACCTTATTAATGAGCGATAAGGTCATGGTCACGATGACTAGTATCTGTTGGCTTGCAGCTTCTCTACATTCATTATTGCACACTTATATTCTCTCACATTTGACGTACTGTGAGAACAGACTGATCCCCCACTTCTTCTGTGACGTGACCCCCCTCATCAAGCTGTCTTGCTCCAGTACTTCACTAGCTGAGCTCCTCATATACACCGAAGGTTCTTTGGCTGGTAACATTCCATTCCTTTTTATCCTCATCTCCTATGTCCTCATTACACGGGCTATATTGAAAATGGAAACTAAAAGCAGCCGAAGCAAAGCCTTTTCCTCCTGTACTTCTCATCTCATCGTCATTTGTCTGTTTTATGGCACCGACATTTTCATTTACTTCCGTCCTCCCTCAGACTACTCCTCCCAGTACGATCGTATTGTTAGCATGGCTTacaccatcatcacacccatgCTGAATCCTTTTATATACAGCCTAAGGAACCGAGATGTGAGAAATagtctgaaaaaaattataaataaaaacatttctgacACCTAA